The following are from one region of the Mustela lutreola isolate mMusLut2 chromosome 9, mMusLut2.pri, whole genome shotgun sequence genome:
- the MYL9 gene encoding myosin regulatory light polypeptide 9: MSSKRAKAKTTKKRPQRATSNVFAMFDQSQIQEFKEAFNMIDQNRDGFIDKEDLHDMLASLGKNPTDEYLEGMMSEAPGPINFTMFLTMFGEKLNGTDPEDVIRNAFACFDEEASGFIHEDHLRELLTTMGDRFTDEEVDEMYREAPIDKKGNFNYVEFTRILKHGAKDKDD; the protein is encoded by the exons ATGTCCAGTAAGCGGGCCAAGGCCAAAACCACCAAGAAGCGGCCACAGAGGGCCACATCAAATGTCTTCGCGATGTTTGACCAGTCCCAGATCCAGGAGTTTAAGGAGGCCTTCAACATGATCGACCAAAACCGAGATGGCTTCATCGACAAGGAAGACTTGCATGACATGCTGGCCTCACTCG GGAAGAACCCCACCGACGAGTACCTTGAGGGCATGATGAGCGAGGCCCCAGGGCCCATCAACTTCACCATGTTTCTCACCATGTTTGGGGAGAAGCTGAACGGCACAGACCCTGAAGACGTGATCCGAAACGCCTTCGCCTGCTTCGACGAGGAGGCCTCAG gTTTTATCCATGAGGACCACCTTCGGGAGCTACTCACCACCATGGGAGACCGCTTCACAGACGAAGAAGTGGACGAGATGTACCGAGAGGCACCCATTGATAAGAAAGGCAACTTCAACTACGTGGAGTTCACCCGCATCCTCAAGCATGGGGCCAAGGACAAGGACGATTAG